Below is a genomic region from Rhodospirillum centenum SW.
ATCCCTCCCTCGCCGACAGGGGCACCTCGATACCTTGAGTTTGCCGTCCGGGCTGGTTACCGTCAGGGCCGATCCGACCACCCCGGTCGGAAAAGCCCATCGGGACCGGACCGTTCGCCACCATGCAGTACGGCCTTTACAGCTACGACCGGCGCTACCGGCGCCGCTTCTGGACACGGCTGCTCAAGGTGGTGCTGTGGCTGGCCGCGCTGCTGGTGCTGGCGACCTTCTCCTATCAGCTCGGCGTCGAGCAGCTCAAAAGCCGCCAGGTCTCGCTCCGGGAGGAGATCAGGGAGCTGAGGGACGCGAAGGAGGCGGCTGAGCGGCGCTCCGCCCAGCTCCAGCAGATCGCGCAGACGGCGGAGATCCGGGCGAACGAGCTTGAGGTCCGCTACCAGCGCGACGTTCCGACCGGCGATCTGGCGAAGCTGAGCGATCTGGTGGCGAAGAAGCTGGCGGAGGGCGTGGATATCGGCCGGCTGGCCTTCGTCATCGACCAGACCGGCAATCCACGGTCGTGCAGTCCGCCCGAGCGCCGTCGATTCGTGCTGCCGACGCCGATCTACAAGGGAGCGAACACCTCCGTCGCCTTCTCCAACGGCGCCGTCACCGTCACCGGCGAAGGCGTGTCGGCCCGCAGCGATTCCGGCCAGCCGGAGAGCTGGTTCGACCCGACGAAACCCGTGAAGCTACGCTTCGTGGAGATCGGGGGCCATACGACGGAGACGACGGGCCTGCTCCCTCTCCAGCATTCCGTGGTTGCCGGGGACAAGGAGTACCGCTTCACCATCACACCGGGCGCCCGTTCCTTCGTCGAGGTCAGTGGCGACGTCTGCCCGTTCCCCTGAGGAAGCCCGAGTCGAATCCGCGCAGAAAGGGAAACCGCGCCGGCGGGGGGATCGTGTGATGCTCGGGGCCGTTTCGCAGAGGCAGCCAGGAGCCAAGCGATGGAACCCGACGTCAATGCCCTGCGGGCGGACTGGTCCGAGCCGACGCGGATACGGTTCGGTGCCGGCCGTGTCTCGGAACTGCCGGCGGTCTGCCGGGCGCTGGGCATCACCCGGCCGCTGGTGGTGACCGATCCGGGACTGGCCGATCTCGCCATCCTGCGCAGGGCGGTGCAGAGCTGCGAGACCAGCGGGCTGCTGCCCGGTCTGTTCTCCCATCTGCGGCCGAACCCGACCCTGGACCATGCCCAGGCGGCGGCCCAGGCCTTCCGTGACGGGGGCCATGACGGCATCATCGGTTTCGGCGGCGGCACCGCGCTGGAGGTGGCCAAGGTCGCCGCCCTGATCTGCGGGGAGACCGCCCCGCCCCAGGCCTTCGCCGCCGCCCCGGGCGAGACCCCGCGCGTCCCCGGCTTCGGACTCCTGCCGCCCATCGTCGCCGTGCCGACCACAGGGGGCAGCGGGGCGGAGGCGCGCGCTTATGCCCTGATCACCGATCCGGACGGCAACCGGCGACGGCGGCGCGTCCTGCTGCATCCGGGCATGCTGCCTGCCTGCGTCATTGCCGATCCTGTGCTGACCACCGGACTGGCGCCGGCACTGACCGCCGCAACCGGCATGAACGCCCTGGCCCACAATCTGGAAGCCTACTGCGCCCTGGGATTCGACCCGGCCGCGGACGGCATGGCGGCGGAAGGCGTGCGGCTGCTGCGCCGGCATCTGGCCGACGCCGTGCGCGACGGCAACAACCTGCTGGCCCGGGGAATGGTGCTGGCCGCCGCCTCGCTGGGCGGCGCGGCGACCCGCAAGGGGCTGGGAGCCGTGCAGGCCCTGACATCGCCCCTCATCGCCGTGACGGAGGCGCACCAGGGGCTGGTGATGGCGGTCATCACGCCCTACGTGCTGGTCCATAACCGCCCGGCGGTGGAGGAGCGGATCACCCGGCTGGCGGCCTGCCTGGGGCTGGACCGGCCGGGCTTCGACAGCTTCCTCACCTGCCTGCTGACCCTGCGCGAGGAGCTGGGCATCCCGCACACCCTGCGCGATCTGGGGGTGACGGAGGAGCGGGTCGCCGACCTGGTGGAGGAGGCCGCGAACGATCCCTTCGCCCGCGGCAATCCGGTACCGTTGACGGCGGAAGCGGCGCGCTCCCTCTACGCCCGTGCCCTGGACGGCGACCTGGACGGCGCCGACCGACGCTGAGCGGCCGGCCCGTTCCACCCGCGCATCACTTCCGGGTCCAGCGCCCGGCTGCGTTCATCACGTACTGGCCCGAGGGCGTGGCGCCGACCAGCCGGTCTCCGGCGACGGCCTGGACCTGGGCCAGCGACTGGCCGGTGCTCTGGGCGACCTGGGCGTACTGCTTGCGCCGTTCGGCATTGACCCGGTCCACCATGCTGCGGACATCGGCCGGCACCTCGTCCTTGACGAAGCCGACCAGACCGTCGGGCTTCTCCCCGACCAGACCGGCCTGCTTGGCGGCGACAAGGCTCTCCTGCGCCATGACGGGCACTCCGGCGAGAAGCGGACCCGCCAGCACCAGGACGGCAAGCAGGCGGGCGGCGATGCAGAGAATGGTCTTCATTTCTTCGTGCCCTCCCCGGGCAGACCGAACAGGTCGGGGTTCTCGCGGAACACCTGATCGAGTTCACGGTCGATCCTGACCCGGACCTCCTGCTCGACCCGGATGTTCAGGTTGATCTCGATGGGTTTGTCGGGCGCCTGCACCTTCACCGTGGGGGTGCAGGCGCCGGCCAGGAGGAGCAACACGGTGGCCGCTCGCAAGGGTCTGTCGGTCGTCATTGTGCCTTTCCGTACTGCTCGATGCGGGCCTTCACGGCGTCCGGGATGCGGTAGGCCCCCAGGCCGCTGCGCAGGATCGTGTCGAGCGCACCGCTGAGATTAAGGTTCAAGGCCACGGGATAGCCACCATAGAACTCCGGGTTGGCGCCCCGGATGTTCAGCGTCACCCGCATCTCGCCGCCGACGGTGCCGTCGATGCCGATGCCGAGCTGCTGGTAATGGAAGTCCTCCAGCACCTGCATGACCAGGGCCGTGTTCTCGTTCTTCGAGGCGTCCAGGAAGTCGGGCGGCACGGCGGGATCGTAACGCAGGGTGCCCGGCGCCTCCGCCTCCAGCCGGCCGCCCTCGAAGCGGATGCGGCGGCCCGCGACGATGACGGGGATGCGGCCGTTCAGGATGCCGGAACCGGCCAACCCCTCCACCCCCGCCGTGCCCAGGACCTCGCCCAGGCGCAGGCCCCTGGCCTCCAGGGCCAGCTCATGGCGCGGGTCGGACAGGGAGACCGTCACGGGGGCGGCGCTGACCGTGCCGCCGGCCCAGGCGAAGGACGCCTGCGCCAGGGTCAGCGTCTTCCCACCGCTCACCCCGAAGCGGATCAGCCCGTCGGTCAGGGGCAGGCCCACATCCAGGAGCGCCGCGGACAGGAGCTGTTCGCCCGGCGTCGCCAGCGGGCGCAGGCTGCTGGCGGTCAGCACGCCGTTCAGCCCCTGCGCCCTGAAAGCCGGTCCGGCCAGCGTGAGATCGTCCAGCAGGAGTTCCGCGGAGCCTTTCGAGGCCTTCGGCCCCCAGCCGATTCCGGCGCGCAGGCCGATACGGCCGCGCGCCTCCTCCACCGTGCCCGACAGGAGCGGGAACAG
It encodes:
- a CDS encoding YdbL family protein yields the protein MKTILCIAARLLAVLVLAGPLLAGVPVMAQESLVAAKQAGLVGEKPDGLVGFVKDEVPADVRSMVDRVNAERRKQYAQVAQSTGQSLAQVQAVAGDRLVGATPSGQYVMNAAGRWTRK
- a CDS encoding iron-containing alcohol dehydrogenase, producing the protein MEPDVNALRADWSEPTRIRFGAGRVSELPAVCRALGITRPLVVTDPGLADLAILRRAVQSCETSGLLPGLFSHLRPNPTLDHAQAAAQAFRDGGHDGIIGFGGGTALEVAKVAALICGETAPPQAFAAAPGETPRVPGFGLLPPIVAVPTTGGSGAEARAYALITDPDGNRRRRRVLLHPGMLPACVIADPVLTTGLAPALTAATGMNALAHNLEAYCALGFDPAADGMAAEGVRLLRRHLADAVRDGNNLLARGMVLAAASLGGAATRKGLGAVQALTSPLIAVTEAHQGLVMAVITPYVLVHNRPAVEERITRLAACLGLDRPGFDSFLTCLLTLREELGIPHTLRDLGVTEERVADLVEEAANDPFARGNPVPLTAEAARSLYARALDGDLDGADRR
- a CDS encoding YnbE family lipoprotein — encoded protein: MTTDRPLRAATVLLLLAGACTPTVKVQAPDKPIEINLNIRVEQEVRVRIDRELDQVFRENPDLFGLPGEGTKK